A single window of Rhizobium indicum DNA harbors:
- a CDS encoding PepSY-associated TM helix domain-containing protein — translation MSTITAAEPAANAANGVSLYRAIWRWHFFAGLLVIPFLLNLAVTGSLYLFKDEINSTFFGYRYNVQPAGEALSAERSAEIAASAVPGSIATSYKDPVLPERSAIVTLASDAGSMLVFVNPYDGKVLDVVGSNDEFNYVVKRIHSLAYFGTITNRLIEIAGGFAMVLVVTGIYLWWPRRQTGGVLSVRGTPGRRVFWRDLHAVTGAFAGVLIFFLAMSGMPWSGYWGANANAWLTEHGLGYPVQLWDDVPKSRKVTEDILPNSGWIVEKAPVPLSDIAAAQSAKPIGLDKAVEIAKRLGMAPGFDVAIPSDETGVYTASLFPDDLADERTLHIDQYSGKPLVDIGFDQYPFLGKAIEWGINVHQGQEWGCFNQLLMLATCLAIVLSCVTAVVMWWKRRPIGRLGVPPMPPKPSIYYGLWVIVGIFAVTFPMSGLAIVAMIAFDQIVVRFVPLLKRVLA, via the coding sequence ATGTCGACCATTACTGCTGCCGAACCGGCGGCGAATGCCGCAAACGGCGTTTCGCTCTACCGTGCCATCTGGCGCTGGCATTTCTTTGCAGGGCTTCTCGTCATACCCTTCCTGCTCAATCTGGCTGTTACCGGATCGCTCTATCTCTTCAAGGACGAGATCAACAGCACCTTCTTCGGCTACCGCTACAATGTCCAGCCGGCTGGCGAAGCGCTGTCGGCGGAGCGGAGCGCAGAGATCGCCGCCTCCGCCGTGCCCGGCTCAATCGCGACATCCTACAAAGACCCGGTCCTACCCGAGCGATCAGCCATCGTCACCCTCGCCAGCGATGCCGGCTCGATGCTGGTCTTCGTCAACCCCTATGACGGCAAGGTGCTCGATGTGGTCGGATCGAACGACGAGTTCAATTATGTCGTCAAGCGCATCCACAGCCTCGCCTATTTCGGCACCATAACGAACCGGCTGATCGAAATTGCCGGCGGCTTTGCCATGGTGCTCGTCGTTACCGGCATCTATCTCTGGTGGCCGCGACGTCAGACGGGCGGCGTTCTCAGCGTGCGGGGAACGCCCGGCCGCCGCGTTTTCTGGCGCGACCTGCATGCCGTGACCGGTGCCTTCGCCGGTGTCCTGATCTTCTTCCTCGCGATGTCAGGCATGCCCTGGTCGGGCTATTGGGGGGCGAACGCCAATGCCTGGCTGACCGAACATGGCCTCGGCTATCCGGTCCAGCTCTGGGACGATGTGCCGAAGTCGCGAAAGGTCACCGAGGATATCCTTCCGAACAGCGGCTGGATCGTCGAGAAGGCGCCCGTTCCGCTTTCCGATATCGCCGCGGCGCAATCAGCCAAGCCAATCGGCCTCGACAAAGCCGTGGAGATCGCCAAACGGCTGGGCATGGCGCCGGGCTTCGACGTGGCTATTCCCTCCGACGAGACGGGCGTCTATACCGCCTCGCTCTTTCCCGACGATCTTGCCGACGAACGCACGCTCCATATCGACCAGTATTCCGGCAAACCATTGGTCGATATCGGCTTCGATCAATATCCGTTCCTCGGCAAAGCGATCGAGTGGGGCATCAATGTCCACCAGGGACAGGAATGGGGGTGTTTCAACCAGCTGCTGATGCTCGCAACATGCCTTGCAATTGTGCTGAGCTGCGTGACCGCCGTCGTCATGTGGTGGAAACGTCGCCCGATCGGCCGCCTCGGCGTGCCACCCATGCCGCCGAAGCCTTCGATCTATTACGGCCTGTGGGTGATCGTCGGGATCTTCGCCGTCACCTTCCCGATGAGCGGGCTCGCGATTGTCGCCATGATCGCCTTCGACCAGATCGTCGTGCGGTTCGTACCGTTGCTGAAACGTGTTCTCGCTTGA
- a CDS encoding copper uptake system-associated protein codes for MKKIIAIVGGVLLASMASADDDPQQAIPARLKVMFERPDKPLDIAPVVVQADWAIVGWRQDGRGGRALMKKSHHGWSIYLCSGDSLKDTAMLETIGLSAHEAAGLAAKLEDAEAGLDSSALALFSSFEGTVMMNEAANGAGHAGHEGHAQ; via the coding sequence ATGAAGAAGATCATCGCTATTGTTGGCGGCGTGCTGCTTGCATCCATGGCATCTGCGGACGACGATCCGCAACAGGCGATCCCGGCAAGGCTAAAGGTGATGTTCGAAAGGCCAGACAAGCCGCTCGATATCGCCCCGGTCGTCGTTCAGGCCGATTGGGCGATCGTCGGCTGGCGGCAGGATGGACGCGGCGGACGAGCCCTGATGAAGAAGTCGCATCACGGCTGGAGCATCTATCTCTGCAGCGGCGACAGCCTCAAGGATACCGCAATGCTGGAGACGATCGGGCTTTCCGCACATGAGGCCGCCGGGCTGGCTGCGAAACTGGAAGATGCCGAGGCCGGCCTCGATTCTTCGGCGCTTGCGCTGTTCTCAAGCTTCGAGGGCACGGTGATGATGAACGAGGCTGCAAACGGTGCGGGTCACGCCGGCCATGAGGGCCATGCCCAATGA
- a CDS encoding patatin-like phospholipase family protein: MQQAEIISPKLPAISDVPTVAVAFGGGGARGLAHIHVIETLDELGIRPVAVSGSSIGAIMAAGMAAGMSGAEIREHALTTVGNKTAVVARIWGLRPATVRDAVAKGIRIGQFNLERILKAFLPSELPARFEDLLVPMKVITTDYYGQCEVIIEQGELFPALAASSAIPAVFMPVRLRDRVMIDGGISNPVPYECLMDLADIVVGIDVVGAPEGDGTHIPNRMESIFGSGQLMMQTAISLKLRLRPPHIFLRPTVGRTGVMDFLKAREVLAMSVGVKDDLKFALDREIEARLKR, encoded by the coding sequence GTGCAGCAGGCAGAGATCATCAGCCCGAAATTGCCTGCGATCAGCGATGTGCCGACGGTCGCCGTCGCTTTTGGCGGCGGCGGTGCGCGTGGACTTGCCCATATCCATGTCATCGAGACGCTCGATGAACTCGGCATCCGCCCGGTGGCGGTATCAGGCTCGTCGATCGGCGCGATCATGGCGGCCGGCATGGCGGCCGGCATGTCAGGCGCCGAAATCCGCGAACATGCGCTGACGACCGTCGGCAACAAGACGGCCGTCGTCGCCCGCATCTGGGGCCTGAGGCCGGCGACGGTGCGCGATGCGGTGGCCAAGGGTATCCGCATCGGCCAGTTCAATCTGGAGCGGATCCTCAAGGCCTTCCTGCCGTCCGAGCTGCCGGCCCGCTTCGAGGATCTGCTGGTCCCGATGAAGGTGATCACCACCGATTATTACGGGCAGTGCGAAGTCATCATCGAGCAGGGCGAGCTGTTTCCCGCACTCGCGGCTTCTTCCGCCATCCCCGCCGTCTTCATGCCGGTGCGCCTGCGCGACCGCGTGATGATCGACGGCGGCATCAGCAATCCGGTGCCCTATGAATGCCTGATGGATCTTGCCGACATCGTTGTCGGCATCGATGTCGTCGGTGCGCCGGAAGGCGACGGCACCCATATTCCGAACCGTATGGAGAGCATCTTCGGTTCCGGCCAGCTGATGATGCAGACGGCGATCTCGCTGAAGCTGAGGCTTCGCCCGCCGCACATCTTCCTGCGCCCGACGGTCGGGCGCACCGGCGTCATGGATTTCCTCAAGGCTCGCGAAGTCCTCGCCATGTCCGTCGGCGTCAAGGACGACCTGAAATTCGCCCTTGACCGGGAAATCGAGGCTCGGCTGAAGCGCTAA
- the rsmD gene encoding 16S rRNA (guanine(966)-N(2))-methyltransferase RsmD, translated as MRIVGGEFRGRPLAVPKSNEIRPTADRTRESLFNILSHAYPECVDGTRILDLFAGTGAVGLEAVSRGCRHALFVENSVEGRALLWENIDALGLHGRTRILRRDATDLGSVGNLDPFDVIFADPPYGKGLGEKAMAAAAEGGWLRPGAIAVLEERADIVVSVHPSYVFLESRIFGDTRVHFFRYQPQ; from the coding sequence GTGCGGATCGTCGGCGGTGAGTTTCGCGGACGGCCTCTCGCCGTGCCAAAATCCAACGAGATCCGGCCGACTGCCGACCGGACGCGCGAGAGCCTGTTCAATATATTGAGCCATGCCTATCCGGAATGCGTCGATGGCACCCGGATTCTCGACCTCTTTGCCGGCACCGGCGCCGTCGGCCTCGAAGCGGTTTCACGCGGCTGTCGCCATGCGCTCTTCGTCGAAAACAGTGTCGAGGGCAGGGCGCTGCTCTGGGAGAATATCGATGCGCTCGGCCTGCATGGCCGCACGCGGATCCTGCGCCGGGATGCGACCGATCTCGGCAGCGTCGGCAATCTCGACCCCTTCGACGTGATCTTTGCCGACCCACCCTATGGCAAGGGTCTCGGTGAGAAGGCGATGGCGGCGGCGGCCGAGGGCGGCTGGCTGCGGCCAGGCGCAATCGCGGTGCTCGAAGAACGGGCCGATATTGTCGTTTCCGTCCATCCTTCCTATGTCTTCCTCGAAAGCCGCATCTTTGGCGATACGAGGGTGCATTTCTTCCGATATCAGCCGCAATAA
- a CDS encoding pseudouridine synthase → MTPKDKPKRPGAKPISRDIRSKAGPKADGDKPAKPAVARAIAAETDGDAKAERISKVMARAGVASRRDIERMIMEGRVTLNGRVLETPVVNVTLADRIEVDSVPIRGIERTRLWLYHKPTGLVTTNADPEGRSTVFDNLPEELPRVMSIGRLDINTEGLLLLTNDGGLARALELPATGWLRRYRVRAHGEIDQDALDKLKDGIAVDGVLYGSIEATLDRTQGSNVWITMGLREGKNREIKNVLGALGLDVNRLIRISYGPFQLGDLPEGHVVEVRGRTLRDQLGPRLIEEAKANFDAPIYNTTAVAAEEEAEPAAPEKRERPRRDEDKRERALSRLDTKRDDRHGGARKEDDRRDGGRRDDEKPKRPQPLGQRRSANVWMAPGARPLGEKAAAKAAKNAQTARRRGEQAPAKNDRIEDRPRTQVNRVREEDGEWIRSSEQPRGKDEGEGRKRSFGDRPAREDRGSGDRPARGDRPFGDRPSRGDRPFGDKPRGDRKPRADGDERPRAARSSAGDARSERPRGDRPFGDRPSRGDRPFGDKPRGDRKPRADGDERPRAARTSAGEGRSERPRSDRPSGDRPSRGDRPFGDKPRGDRRPREDGDERPRAARSFAGEGRSERPRGERSFGDKPSGDRPSGDRPRGKGFAAKPGGAKNFSGKPKGAKPGGDRPGGDRPAGGPSRGGAKGKGMTRGADRRR, encoded by the coding sequence ATGACACCCAAAGACAAGCCAAAACGCCCGGGCGCAAAGCCCATTTCACGGGATATCAGGTCGAAAGCCGGCCCGAAGGCCGACGGCGACAAGCCGGCAAAGCCTGCGGTCGCACGCGCAATCGCCGCCGAAACCGATGGTGACGCCAAGGCCGAACGCATTTCCAAGGTGATGGCGCGCGCCGGCGTCGCCTCCCGCCGTGACATCGAACGCATGATCATGGAAGGCCGTGTGACGCTGAACGGCAGGGTTCTCGAAACCCCCGTCGTCAACGTCACGCTCGCCGATCGCATCGAAGTCGACAGCGTGCCGATCCGCGGCATCGAGCGCACCAGGCTGTGGCTCTATCATAAGCCCACCGGCCTGGTGACCACCAATGCCGATCCGGAAGGCCGCTCGACCGTCTTCGACAACCTGCCGGAAGAATTGCCGCGCGTCATGTCGATCGGCCGCCTCGATATCAACACCGAAGGCCTGCTGCTCTTGACCAATGACGGCGGTCTCGCCCGCGCGCTCGAGCTGCCGGCCACCGGCTGGCTGCGGCGCTACCGCGTCCGCGCCCATGGCGAGATCGATCAGGACGCGCTCGACAAGCTGAAGGACGGCATTGCCGTCGACGGCGTGCTCTACGGCTCGATCGAGGCGACGCTCGACCGCACGCAAGGCTCGAACGTCTGGATCACCATGGGTCTTCGCGAAGGCAAGAACCGCGAAATCAAGAACGTGCTCGGCGCGCTCGGCCTCGACGTCAATCGCCTGATCCGCATTTCCTATGGCCCGTTCCAGCTTGGCGACCTGCCGGAAGGCCATGTCGTCGAAGTGCGCGGCCGCACACTGCGCGACCAGCTCGGCCCGCGCCTCATCGAGGAAGCCAAGGCGAATTTCGACGCGCCGATCTACAATACGACGGCGGTCGCTGCCGAGGAAGAGGCAGAGCCGGCAGCACCGGAAAAGCGCGAGCGTCCGCGTCGCGACGAGGACAAGCGCGAACGGGCGCTGAGCCGTCTCGATACGAAGCGCGACGACCGCCATGGTGGGGCGCGCAAAGAGGACGATCGCCGCGACGGCGGCCGCAGGGACGACGAGAAGCCGAAGCGTCCCCAGCCGCTCGGCCAGCGCCGCAGCGCCAATGTCTGGATGGCGCCGGGCGCCCGGCCGCTCGGCGAAAAGGCAGCGGCGAAAGCTGCCAAGAATGCGCAGACTGCGCGCCGGCGCGGCGAGCAGGCGCCGGCAAAGAATGATCGCATCGAGGATCGCCCGCGCACGCAGGTGAACCGTGTGCGCGAAGAGGATGGCGAATGGATCCGCTCGAGCGAGCAGCCCCGCGGCAAGGATGAGGGCGAAGGTCGTAAGCGTTCCTTCGGGGATCGACCCGCCCGCGAAGACCGCGGTTCTGGCGACCGCCCGGCGCGCGGCGACCGGCCGTTCGGTGATCGTCCCTCGCGTGGGGATCGGCCCTTCGGCGACAAGCCGCGCGGTGATCGCAAGCCGCGTGCGGATGGCGACGAGCGTCCTCGTGCCGCGAGAAGCTCCGCAGGTGATGCCCGTTCTGAGCGTCCGCGCGGCGACCGGCCGTTCGGTGATCGTCCCTCGCGTGGGGATCGGCCCTTCGGCGACAAGCCGCGCGGTGATCGCAAGCCGCGTGCGGATGGCGACGAGCGTCCTCGTGCCGCCAGAACCTCCGCCGGTGAGGGCCGCTCTGAGCGTCCGCGCAGCGACCGCCCCTCCGGTGATCGTCCTTCACGTGGAGACCGGCCCTTCGGCGATAAGCCGCGTGGGGATCGCAGACCGCGCGAGGACGGTGATGAGCGTCCGCGGGCAGCCAGAAGCTTTGCCGGCGAGGGCCGCTCCGAGCGTCCGCGCGGTGAAAGATCGTTCGGTGACAAGCCTTCGGGTGACAGGCCTTCTGGAGACAGGCCGCGCGGCAAGGGCTTTGCGGCCAAGCCCGGTGGGGCCAAGAATTTTTCCGGCAAGCCGAAAGGCGCCAAGCCGGGCGGTGACAGACCAGGCGGCGACAGGCCTGCGGGCGGGCCGTCCAGAGGTGGTGCTAAAGGAAAAGGAATGACACGCGGTGCGGATCGTCGGCGGTGA
- a CDS encoding nucleoside deaminase — MEMALEEARAAGERGEVPIGAVVVVDDIAVSRSGNRTRELKDVTAHAEIAAIRLACEALGQERLVGADLYVTLEPCTMCAAAISFARIRRLYYGAEDPKGGGVDNGVRFYGQPTCHHAPEVYSGFNEVQSADLLRRFFSQRREAP, encoded by the coding sequence ATGGAGATGGCGCTCGAAGAAGCGCGTGCCGCCGGAGAACGCGGCGAGGTGCCGATCGGCGCCGTCGTCGTTGTCGACGATATTGCCGTTTCACGCTCGGGAAACCGCACGCGCGAGCTCAAAGACGTCACCGCGCACGCCGAAATCGCCGCGATCCGGCTCGCCTGCGAAGCGCTCGGACAGGAACGTCTTGTCGGCGCCGATCTCTACGTGACGCTGGAGCCTTGCACCATGTGCGCGGCAGCCATCTCGTTTGCGCGTATCCGCAGGCTCTATTACGGCGCCGAGGACCCGAAGGGCGGCGGCGTCGACAATGGTGTGCGATTCTATGGGCAGCCGACCTGCCACCACGCCCCGGAGGTCTATTCCGGCTTCAACGAGGTCCAATCGGCCGATCTGCTGCGAAGGTTCTTTTCGCAAAGGAGAGAGGCGCCGTAA
- the ileS gene encoding isoleucine--tRNA ligase — MTDTAEKIDYSKTLYLPETDFPMRAGLPQKEPELVKRWQEMGLYKKLRASAAGREKFVLHDGPPYANGNIHIGHALNKILKDVINRSFQMRGYDANYVPGWDCHGLPIEWKIEEKYREKGKNKDEVPVNEFRRECREFAAGWIKVQAEEFKRLGIEGDFDNPYTTMNFHAESRIAGELLKIAASGQLYRGSKPIMWSVVERTALAEAEVEYQDYESDTIWVKFPVVEGPAALKDAFVVIWTTTPWTIPGNRAVSFSPRISYGLYEVTAAENDFGPRPGEKLIFADKLAEESFAKAKLQYKRLSDVTAADFATMTCAHPFKDLDGGYEFLVPLLDGDHVTDDAGTGFVHTAPSHGREDFDAWMSAVRTLEARGIDTKIPFPVDDGGFYTADAPGFEGARVIDDNGKKGDANDRVIRELIARGALFARGRLKHQYPHSWRSKKPVIFRNTPQWFVYMDKTLADGTTLRSRALSAIDDTRFVPAAGQNRLRAMIEGRPDWVLSRQRAWGVPIAVFADDEGEVLVDEAVNARILEAFEDEGADAWFAEGAKERFLGNDHDHSRWTQVMDILDVWFDSGSTHTFTLEDRPDLKWPADLYLEGSDQHRGWFHSSLLESAATRGRAPYNAVLTHGFTMDEKGEKMSKSKGNVTAPQEVMKDAGADILRLWVMTSDYADDLRVGKTIIQTNVDAYRKLRNTIRWMLGTLAHDKGEEIALADLPELEQLMLHRLAELDELVRENYDAFDFKKIARALIDFANVELSAFYFDVRKDALYCDAPSSLRRRASLHVIRQIFDCMVTWLAPMLPFTTEEAWLSRNPSAVSVHLEQFAPVAKEWRNDALAEKWKKIRAVRSVVTGALEIERKDKRIGSSLEAAPVVHIADPELLQAIEGQDFTEVCITSAIEIKAGEGPVDAFRLADVPQVSVVPKLAEGEKCARSWRITRDVGSDPEYPDVSARDAAALRELATLK, encoded by the coding sequence ATGACCGACACAGCCGAAAAGATCGACTATTCGAAGACCCTCTATTTGCCCGAGACCGATTTCCCCATGCGCGCCGGCCTGCCGCAGAAGGAGCCGGAACTCGTCAAGCGTTGGCAGGAGATGGGTCTCTACAAGAAACTGCGCGCGTCTGCCGCCGGCCGCGAGAAATTCGTCCTTCACGACGGCCCGCCCTATGCCAACGGCAACATCCATATCGGCCACGCGCTGAACAAGATCCTCAAGGACGTCATCAACCGTTCGTTCCAGATGCGCGGCTACGACGCCAATTACGTGCCCGGCTGGGATTGCCACGGCCTGCCGATCGAATGGAAGATCGAGGAAAAGTATCGCGAGAAGGGCAAGAACAAGGACGAGGTCCCGGTCAACGAATTCCGCCGGGAATGCCGTGAATTCGCCGCCGGCTGGATCAAGGTCCAGGCGGAAGAGTTCAAGCGTCTCGGCATCGAGGGCGACTTCGACAATCCCTATACGACGATGAACTTCCACGCGGAATCGCGCATCGCCGGCGAACTCTTGAAGATCGCCGCAAGCGGTCAGCTTTATCGCGGCTCCAAGCCGATCATGTGGTCGGTCGTCGAGCGCACCGCGCTGGCCGAGGCAGAAGTCGAATACCAAGACTATGAGAGCGATACGATCTGGGTGAAATTCCCCGTCGTCGAAGGTCCGGCTGCGCTCAAGGATGCGTTCGTGGTCATCTGGACGACCACGCCCTGGACCATCCCCGGCAACCGCGCGGTCTCCTTTTCGCCGCGCATCTCCTACGGCCTCTACGAGGTGACGGCCGCAGAGAACGATTTTGGTCCGCGTCCGGGCGAAAAGCTGATCTTTGCCGATAAGCTGGCCGAGGAATCCTTCGCCAAGGCAAAGCTGCAGTACAAGCGCTTGAGCGATGTCACTGCGGCCGACTTCGCAACGATGACCTGTGCCCATCCCTTCAAAGATCTCGACGGCGGCTACGAATTCCTCGTGCCGTTGCTCGATGGCGATCACGTCACCGATGACGCCGGCACCGGCTTCGTGCACACCGCACCCAGCCACGGTCGCGAAGACTTCGATGCCTGGATGTCGGCTGTCCGCACGCTTGAGGCCCGCGGCATCGACACCAAGATCCCGTTCCCGGTCGACGACGGTGGCTTCTATACCGCCGACGCTCCCGGCTTCGAGGGTGCCCGCGTCATCGACGACAACGGCAAGAAGGGCGATGCCAACGACCGTGTCATCAGGGAGCTGATCGCCCGCGGCGCGCTCTTTGCCCGCGGCCGGCTGAAGCACCAGTATCCGCATTCCTGGCGCTCGAAGAAGCCGGTCATCTTCCGCAACACGCCGCAATGGTTCGTCTATATGGACAAGACCCTTGCCGACGGCACGACGCTGCGTTCGCGCGCGCTCAGTGCGATCGACGATACGCGCTTCGTGCCCGCCGCCGGCCAAAACCGCCTGCGCGCCATGATCGAAGGCCGCCCGGACTGGGTTCTTTCCCGTCAAAGGGCATGGGGCGTGCCGATCGCCGTCTTTGCTGACGATGAGGGCGAGGTTCTGGTCGATGAAGCCGTCAACGCCCGCATCCTCGAAGCCTTCGAAGATGAGGGCGCCGACGCCTGGTTTGCCGAAGGCGCCAAGGAGCGTTTCCTCGGCAACGACCACGACCATTCCCGCTGGACCCAAGTCATGGATATCCTCGACGTCTGGTTCGACTCTGGCTCGACGCACACCTTCACGCTCGAAGACCGCCCGGACCTGAAGTGGCCGGCCGACCTTTATCTCGAAGGTTCCGACCAGCATCGCGGCTGGTTCCATTCGTCGCTGCTGGAATCGGCGGCCACCCGCGGCCGTGCGCCTTACAACGCCGTCCTCACCCATGGTTTCACCATGGACGAGAAGGGCGAGAAGATGTCGAAGTCGAAGGGCAACGTCACAGCACCGCAGGAAGTGATGAAGGATGCCGGCGCCGATATCCTGCGCCTTTGGGTGATGACCTCGGATTATGCCGACGACCTGCGCGTCGGCAAGACGATCATCCAGACCAATGTCGACGCCTATCGCAAGCTGCGCAACACCATCCGCTGGATGCTCGGCACGCTCGCCCACGACAAGGGCGAGGAGATCGCGCTTGCCGATCTGCCGGAGCTGGAGCAGCTGATGCTGCACCGGCTTGCCGAGCTCGACGAGCTGGTGCGCGAGAACTACGATGCCTTCGACTTTAAGAAGATCGCCCGGGCGCTGATCGATTTCGCCAATGTCGAGCTTTCGGCCTTCTATTTCGATGTCCGCAAGGATGCGCTCTATTGCGATGCGCCGTCGAGCCTGCGCCGGCGCGCCAGCCTGCACGTCATCCGTCAGATCTTCGATTGCATGGTGACCTGGCTCGCCCCGATGCTGCCCTTCACCACCGAGGAGGCCTGGCTGTCGCGCAACCCGTCCGCCGTTTCTGTGCATCTTGAGCAGTTTGCTCCGGTTGCAAAGGAATGGCGCAACGATGCCTTGGCCGAGAAGTGGAAGAAGATCCGCGCCGTGCGTTCGGTTGTGACCGGCGCTCTGGAAATCGAGCGCAAGGACAAGCGCATCGGCTCCTCGCTGGAGGCGGCTCCTGTCGTCCACATCGCCGATCCTGAATTGCTGCAGGCGATCGAAGGCCAGGACTTCACCGAGGTCTGCATCACCTCGGCAATCGAGATCAAGGCCGGCGAAGGACCAGTGGATGCCTTCCGCCTTGCCGACGTGCCTCAGGTCAGCGTCGTGCCGAAGCTTGCAGAGGGTGAGAAATGCGCTCGCTCCTGGCGTATCACCAGGGATGTCGGTTCCGATCCCGAATATCCTGATGTTTCGGCCCGCGACGCTGCTGCCCTTCGCGAGCTTGCCACGCTCAAGTGA
- a CDS encoding type II toxin-antitoxin system Phd/YefM family antitoxin, translating into MKKITKQSWKLEDAKARFSEVVRRAHSEGPQRVTVRGRDSVVVISAEELDQLTKAEPKKPFVAFMESLDLKELDLEREADYGRDAEL; encoded by the coding sequence ATGAAAAAAATCACCAAGCAAAGCTGGAAGCTCGAAGACGCGAAAGCGCGCTTCAGCGAGGTGGTCCGTCGTGCACACAGCGAAGGACCGCAGCGCGTGACTGTTCGCGGCCGGGACAGCGTCGTCGTCATCAGCGCCGAAGAGCTCGACCAACTGACCAAAGCCGAACCGAAAAAGCCTTTCGTCGCCTTCATGGAGAGCCTCGACCTCAAAGAGCTCGACCTCGAGCGAGAAGCAGATTACGGGCGGGATGCAGAGCTGTGA
- a CDS encoding type II toxin-antitoxin system VapC family toxin — translation MIGWLLDTNVIAALINPNGPPSVKSWAAAQDEERMFISILTLAEYDKGIENLPDDDQNRYRYAASRDALEERFSQRVLSLSDAAVRHWGVISGQVKLKTGHAPSVVDTMLAATAIEHNLYLVTRNVRDTRFSGAAIFDPWTNDPGQFPLSRR, via the coding sequence GTGATCGGCTGGCTGCTCGATACCAACGTCATTGCCGCGCTGATCAATCCGAACGGTCCACCCTCCGTCAAATCCTGGGCTGCGGCTCAAGACGAGGAGCGGATGTTCATCAGCATCCTCACACTGGCGGAATATGACAAAGGCATCGAAAACCTGCCGGACGACGATCAAAACCGCTATCGTTATGCGGCCTCCCGCGATGCGCTGGAGGAAAGGTTTTCGCAGCGCGTTCTTTCGCTGAGCGACGCAGCCGTCAGGCACTGGGGCGTCATTTCAGGGCAGGTGAAACTCAAGACCGGACATGCGCCGTCGGTTGTCGACACGATGCTCGCAGCAACCGCAATCGAGCACAATCTCTATCTGGTGACGCGAAACGTCAGGGATACGCGCTTCTCCGGCGCGGCGATCTTCGATCCATGGACGAACGATCCCGGTCAGTTTCCGCTGAGCCGGAGATAG
- a CDS encoding bifunctional riboflavin kinase/FAD synthetase: MTVFHRNETREPLPAHLKGGVIAIGNFDGVHRGHQSVLNRALEISKARGIPALVLTFEPHPRTVFRPQTPVFRLTPAPLKARILETLGFSAVIEYPFDYEFSQRSADDFIHSILKDWLGASEVVTGFDFHFGRGREGGPAFLMNAGHTYGFGVTLIDAFRDENADVVSSSHIRALLKEGNVSEVAGMLGYRYTVEAEVIDGEKLGRQLGFPTANMRLPPEVDLAAGIYAVRFRRQDGTLHDAVASYGRRPTVTENGAPLLETYLFDFSGDLYGQLCSVSFFGYLRPELKFDGLDPLVAQIKRDEEEARALLAGVKPIGALDQKLCFS, encoded by the coding sequence ATGACCGTCTTCCACCGCAATGAAACCCGGGAACCCCTACCCGCCCATCTGAAGGGCGGCGTCATTGCCATCGGCAATTTCGACGGCGTGCACCGAGGCCATCAATCGGTGCTGAACCGGGCGCTCGAGATCTCCAAGGCGCGCGGTATCCCCGCGTTGGTGCTGACCTTCGAGCCGCATCCGCGCACGGTCTTCCGGCCGCAGACACCGGTCTTCCGCCTGACGCCGGCGCCGCTGAAGGCCCGTATCCTGGAAACGCTGGGCTTCAGCGCCGTCATCGAATATCCTTTCGACTACGAGTTCTCGCAGCGCTCGGCCGATGATTTCATCCACTCGATCCTGAAGGATTGGCTCGGCGCCTCCGAAGTCGTCACCGGCTTCGATTTCCATTTCGGCCGCGGCCGCGAGGGCGGTCCCGCCTTCCTGATGAATGCCGGCCATACCTACGGCTTCGGCGTCACCCTGATCGATGCTTTCCGCGACGAAAACGCCGATGTCGTCTCTTCGAGCCATATCCGCGCGCTCCTGAAGGAGGGCAATGTCAGCGAAGTCGCCGGCATGCTCGGTTACCGCTATACGGTGGAGGCTGAGGTGATCGATGGCGAAAAGCTCGGCCGGCAGCTGGGTTTTCCCACGGCCAACATGCGCCTGCCGCCGGAGGTCGATCTTGCCGCCGGCATCTACGCCGTCCGCTTCCGCCGCCAGGACGGCACGCTCCACGATGCCGTCGCAAGCTACGGCCGCCGCCCGACGGTGACGGAAAACGGCGCACCGCTGCTCGAAACCTATCTTTTCGATTTCAGCGGCGATCTCTATGGCCAGCTCTGCTCCGTCTCCTTCTTCGGCTATCTCCGCCCTGAGCTGAAATTCGACGGCCTCGATCCGCTGGTCGCCCAGATCAAACGCGATGAGGAAGAGGCGAGGGCGCTGCTTGCGGGTGTTAAACCAATCGGCGCTCTTGATCAGAAACTCTGCTTTTCCTGA